The Siansivirga zeaxanthinifaciens CC-SAMT-1 region ATTGATTTTTCGTAATTTAAATGAATGGCATTCGTGGCATCTTTTAAATCTCTTAATTGGATGTAACCAATAAATTCGCTAGCTGCTAATTTGATGCCTAATAACTGGCCCATCATCATCATATCTTCTTTAGCGACACCAATAAGCCACATTAATGGAGCGAAAATGTAACCTAAAATTAATTCTATAGATAAACTATCGTAGGTTGTATTTTCCGCTATCCATACGTTTAATGTTGAAATATTTCCTAACCAACCTAAAATACCGTTAAACATGGCTATAAAAGCCACAAAAACCAAAAGCATAGCACCCACATTAACAGCAAGTTTTAATCCTTCGGTGGTGCCGTTAGCGATGGCATCTAAAAAGTTTGATCCTATTTTTTCTTGTGAAACAGATACATCGGTGTTAATAGCTTCTGTTTGCGGATAAAGTATTTTAGATATTACAATGGCTCCTGGCGCCGCCATCACCGATGCTGCCAGTAAATGTTTAGCATAAAATAATTTTAACTCGGGATCGTCACCACCTAAAAAGCCTATGTACGCAGCCAATACAGCACCTGCTACGGTGGCCATACCACCTATCATTACTAAAAGCATTTCAGATTTGTTCATTTTTTCTAAATACGCTTTTATTAAAAGAGGGGCTTCCGTTTGACCTAAAAATATGTTTCCAGCGACGCTTAAACTTTCTGCTCCAGAAATTTTTAGTGCCTTAGAAAGTAGTAAAGCCATAACTTTTACTACCCATTGAATAACGCCCAAATAGAATAAAACAGATGTTAATGCAGAGAAAAATATAATGGTTGGTAAAACTTGAAATGCGAAAATGAATCCGAATGTATCCATATCTACCACCAAACCTTCAAATAAGAATTTGCTTCCCGCTTTAGTGAATTCTAAAACTAATACAAAAAGGCCGCCTACAAATTCAAAAACACTTTTTACAAAATCAATTTTTAAAACGCCAATAGCTATGAGTAGCTGAAAAGCCAAACCAATGCCAACTATTTTCCAGTTTATAGCTTTTCGGTTGTTACTAAATAAATAGGAAATAAAAATTAAAACAATCATCCCTAAAACGCCTCGCCATAAACTTTCTATCGAAAAGCCTTCATTAGGAATTATGTTAGTATTGTTAGAAACTTCGTTTTTTGTTGCACTTTCGGAAGTCGGTTTTTGTAAATCGTCTGAATTTTCTAGAGTAGGAACAGATGGCTCAACTAATACCTTGGTTATAGTGTCTTGCGCTGTAATTTTATCTGTGTCTTGCACCGAAATAGAGTTTGTAAATAAAAGAACAACTAGGGTAAGAGACAGCATTACGTGTTTCATAATTTTGAGGTATGAGGATTATTCTCGTTTCGACATTTCATCACGAATATGTGCTGCCTTTTCATAGTCTTCGTTGGCAACGGCTTCATCTAATAAATTTTGTAATTCCTGTAAGGTTTTAGATGAATACATTTCTTTAGAAGGTTTGTTTTCAACCTCTTCAGCTAAAAAATCATCTACCAAAATACTATCTTGGTTTTCTTGATTTTCATCTTCTTTAGGGTTTACTTTTAAATAAATTCCAGCTTTATCAAGAATGTTTTTATAGGTAAAAATAGGAGCATCAAAACGAAGTGCTAATGCAATGGCATCGCTTGTTCTGGCATCAATTATTTCCTCAATTTTATCGCGTTCGCAAATTAAACTAGAATAAAAAACGCCATCAACTAATTTATGGATTATAACTTGTTTTATTATAATGTCGAAGCGGTCGGCAAAATTTTTAAATAAATCGTGAGTAAGCGGTCTAGGAGGACGAATTTCTTTTTCTAAAGCAATGGCAATAGACTGGGCTTCAAAAGCACCAATAACTATGGGCAATTTCCGGTCGCCATCCATTTCGTTTAAAATTAATGCGTAAGCGCCATTTTGTGTTTGGCTGTAGGAGATTCCTTTTATATTTAATCTTACTAAACTCATAAATTTATATAAAACGCAAAGAACTGTTTAAATTAGGACTTTACCAAACTGCCAAACGCAGATTTAAGAATAAATGCTAATTTAAGCAGTTCTTTTTAACAATACAATTTATAAAATATATTTATTGTTGTGCTTTAAAAGTTTTTAATTTTTCTATGAGCTGAGGTACTACTTCAAAAGCATCGCCTACCACACCATAATCGGCCGCTTTAAAAAACGGCGCTTCCGGATCTGTATTGATAACTACTTTTACTTTTGATGCATTAATACCTGCTAAATGCTGAATAGCACCTGAAATACCAATAGCTATATATAAATTAGAAGCAACTGGTTTTCCTGTTTGTCCAACGTGCTCGCTGTGTGGTCGCCATCCTAAATCTGATACAGGCTTAGAACAAGCGGTTGCTGCCCCAAGAACATCGGCTAATTCTTCAATGATATTCCAGTTTTCAGGACCTTTTAATCCGCGTCCTCCCGAAACAACTATTTCTGCATCGGCAATGCTTACCTTGTTAGACGATTTATCTACAGACTCTATATGAACACCTAATTCTGAAATTGAAGGCGTAAAAGCTTCAACCATAGCGCTTACACTATTTTCTTTAACACCAAAGGCATTGTTTGAAACACCAATAATTTTAACATCAGTATGGATGCTAAGCGTTTCAAAAGCTTTATTTGTAAAAGCCGGTCTTTTAACTGTAAATGGTTCTATGCTAAGCGGCGCTTCAATAACATTCGAAGCAAATGCTGCGTTTAAATTAACTGCCAATAGCGGCGATAGGTATTTGCTATCGGCAGAAGAACTCACAATAATTACTTTAGAGTTTTCGTTTTCTGAAGCTTGTTTTAAAACATCGGCGTAAGCTTTGGCGTTAAATGTTTCTAATACAGGATTTGTTACATTTAAAACTTTGTCGACACCATAATTTCCTAATTCCGATGGATTGTTGTTGTTAATAGTTACAGCTGTAACGGTTGTGCCTAATTGTGTAGCCACAGCTTTTGCATAGGAAGCAACCTCTAGAGCACTTTTTTTAAATTTTCCTTGTTCTGATTCTGTATATACTAAAACTGACATGTTGTTTCTTTTTTTTTTTTTTACTTCCAAATACTTGGAAATAGTATTAATACTTAAATAGTAATGTAATAGATTTATCGATTTCGATTAAAATCTCATATTTACAGCTTAAATAACTTTTGCTTCGTTGTGAAGTAAGTTAATTAACTCGTCTAAATTATCGGAAGCCACTAATTTCACAGCGCCTTTAGGTGCTGGTTTTTCAAAAGAAATAGAGTTGGTTTCAACGGCTGCATCTATAGGTTCTAAAACGGTTAATGGTTTTTGGCGCGCCATCATAATACCACGCATGTTCGGGATGCGTAAATCACTTTCTTCAACCAAACCTTTTTGTCCAGCAATAACTAAAGGAAGCGTTGTAGAAACGTGTTCTTTACCGCCGTCAATTTCTCTTGTAGCCTTCGCATTATTACCATCAATTTCTAAACTAATACAACTATTAATAAAGTTAGTATTGGTTAACCCAGCAATCATTCCAGGTACCATGCCGCCGTTATAATCAATAGATTCTTTGCCTGCAATAACTAAATCGTAACCACCATCTTTAACTACCTGCGCTAATTGTTTCGCAACCGAAAAGGCATCGGTAGGCGTGGTGTTTATTCGAATGGCAGCATCGGCTCCAATGGCTAAAGCTTTTCGCATGGTAGGCTCTGTTTCTGGTCCACCAACATTGGCAATAGTTACATGCGCTCCTTGTTTTTCTTTAAACCACATGGCACGGGTTAAGCCAAATTCGTCGTTCGGGTTAATTACAAATTGCACACCAGTAGTATCAAATTTAGTGTTGTCTTCGCTGAAATTAATTTTTGATGTGGTGTCTGGAACATGACTAATGCAGACTAATATTTTCATAATATTTAGTATTGAATATGTTTAATTTAATTTAGGTTACGAAGTTAATTATTTTATTTAAAAAATACTATGCACGCATAGTATTTTTTTTAAGCTATTAGTTTTTTAAAATGAGGTTTTGTAAAAACATCTAAAAACTAGGTTGTCAAAAATTTTACAACTAAAATTAGGTAGAAAAAAACTTTAATATCTTAATTTTATTATAAAAATGAACTTTATGTTAAGAATAGAGTTAGGATTTAGTTTTTATATCGACTTATTGGAAAATTTTAATTTTGAAATATATTAATTTATTCGATAAAATAATGGAAGAACTACTCCTAAATTTATTATAAAACTACTATTGGTTTTAAGTTTTAACTTTACTATTGGGCAAAATAGGTTTCCTTATGACGCCCTAAGCTTAACTGATGGTTCTTTTGATACTTCAATAAACATAAATACTTCTGCAGGTGTAAGTCCTTTTAATAATTTGTTGTTGGGAAGCAATGTAGATTTTAACACCTCAATTGCTAGATCTCTATTATCTAGAGCCCCATTATTTGCATCAAATGGCGCCCTTGTTAACATTAGTGCTGTAAATCAAGGGTTTAACTCTGTAAATGGTCAGCAATTTATTGCAGAAAACGACCCTGTAGTACTCCGTTTTCCTCAAGGTGTATTTGCAAATACCTACCATTGGGAACAAGTTTTAGATGACACTGGTCAAGAAATTGCAGCTGCAGATTCTAGACACATTATAGATCCTTTTATAGTAAATGGAAGACTAATATCACAACACGACAGCCCCGTTAGTGTGCGTATAGGTTACCCCTCTTTAAAATCTATTTTTGATACAGCTGCCAACAATGGTAAGCCTTTAGATTTACTTACAGTACTAAGTATTATTGGAAATGATGCCGATTCTAACGGAAGAAGATGGAGCTCTATGATAGAAGACGGATTAGATGTTAAGGATATGGAATTAGGTAATGAATTCTTTTTTAGAAGTCAAAGATCTGGTACAATATCTACTGAAGCACAATGGGTTGCAAGAGCGCGACAAATAGTTGAAAATATAAAAAATAGAGCTAGCGCGTTAAATAAAACTGTTAGGTTTGCTATCCCGATATCATTTAGAGGCGGTGATCCTACACAAAGCCAAAGCACCAGAGATTTTCATCAAAACTATAACGATTTAATTACGGTTGATGAAAGTTTCTTTGATGCCATTGTGGTTCATAGATATGTTAATGCACAACGAGAAGATGGTAATAGGCCAGAAAATCTTACCGATCAATCATTAAGAGATTTGGTGTCGGCTAGTAGAATAATGGATCAAAGTCTTACCTATTCTAAAACACAGGTTTCTGAAGATAAAAACAGCATATGGCTAACCGAATGGGGTGTTGCAGGAAGCGAAGACGACGCTATTGGCGCGAGCTTTTTAGGTGCTGCCGATATATATTCACATATAATTACCAATAATGATCGACTTGAAGTAGAACGTATAAATTGGTTTTCTACAGTTGGAGCAAACGCACAATATACCGTAAACGGAACACTAAGTAATGTTGAAATTGGCAGAACAGGTTATGGAGATGTTTACAGTGTTTTAAGAGATAATTTGAGAGATTCTAACATGTTTAAAGATTATTCTCTAACGGCACCAGAGTTAAAAATTGGTGGTGAAGTGCAACAAGAAAAAGCAATACATGCACTTGCCGTAAGAAGATCAGATGGCACACCACGTTTAATTATTACCAATAAAACGAATGCAACAGCAAGATTAAATGTAAATATAGACGGTAACAGAGAAAATATAATAAATTATATTTCTAGCGGATATAGATGGGAAAGCCTTGCGTCTGCAACATCTATTCCATATTCTGATGAGCAAACCATAACAGATGCTATTTTAGTGCCGCCATTTTCGGTTATTAAAGTTGATATGAGTTTTGGTGAAGGTGTGGCCATTTTATCTACAGAGGATATTGGCAATTTCAATAATGACACTGATTTTGTTTTGTTTCCAAATCCAACATCATCTGCGTTTAATATTACACTTAATGGCATGAACTCTGCCAATATTATCATTACCGATATGTTAGGTAAAGTTGTTATTCAAACCAATACAAAAAGCGCAAATTTACAATTAAACACCAATGGAGTTCTTAAATCTGGATTGTATTTTGTAAGAGTAGTTGGCGACAATAATACATCGTTTGTTAAAAAGCTAGTCGTTAAATAATATATTTTAAACAATTTACAGAAACGTCACTAGAGCTTAATAAATTTAGTGACTTTTTCGTATTTATTTGTTCTTTTTTTCAATTTTTAATTTAAAGATACCTTAAAACTTAAAAAATCTTTCTAAGTAAATCTTAAAGAAATTACAGAATGATTAATTTTAATTAAATTTTGAGCGTTATTTTTTTTTACTATGCTATATTTTAATTAGTTTACTTTCCAAGGTCAAAAATTGATAATTATTTCCTTATTTTTGTTCCTTATAAAAGTAATAACAATAAATACTACATGAAGACAATTCAATTTAGAGAAGCTATCTGTGAAGCTATGAGCGAAGAAATGCGCAGAGATGAGAGCATTTATTTAATGGGAGAGGAAGTAGCAGAATATAACGGTGCTTACAAAGCATCTAAAGGAATGTTAGATGAGTTTGGTCCTAAGCGTGTGATCGATACACCTATTGCAGAATTAGGTTTTGCTGGTATAGCAGTAGGTTCTACTATGACAGGTAACAGACCAATAGTTGAATATATGACTTTTAACTTTTCTTTAGTTGGTATTGATCAAATTATTAACAATGCCGCTAAAATAAGACAAATGTCGGGTGGCCAATTTAAATGTCCCATTGTTTTCCGTGGCCCAACTGCTTCTGCAGGTCAATTAGGAGCAACCCACTCACAAGCTTTTGAAAACTGGTTTGCAAACACACCAGGTTTAAAAGTGGTGGTGCCTTCTAATCCTTACGATGCAAAAGGCTTGTTAAAAGCTGCAATTCGCGATGACGATCCAGTTATTTTTATGGAGAGTGAGCAAATGTATGGCGATAAAGGTGAAGTGCCAGAAGGCGAATACATTATACCATTAGGTGTTGCAGATGTTAAACGCGTTGGTACCGATGTAACCATAGTGTCATTTGGTAAAATTATTAAAGAAGCTTATAAAGCAGCAGATGAACTAGAAAAAGAAGGCATTTCTTGTGAAATCATAGATTTACGAACCGTTCGCCCTATGGATAGAAAGGCCATCTTAGAATCTGTAAAGAAAACAAACAGATTGGTTGTTTTAGAAGAAGCTTGGCCGTTTGGAAATGTTTCAACAGAAATTACATATTTAGTACAATCTGAAGCATTCGATTATCTTGATGCTCCAATTGTTAGAATTAATACTGCAGATACGCCTGCACCTTATTCTCCAGTTTTGCTTGAAGAATGGTTGCCAAATAGCGACGACGTTATTAAGGCTGTTAAAAAAGTATTATACTTATAAAAAATCAATATTTTTATTCTATAAACTTCATTAGCATGATTGTTGATGAAGTTTTTTTTGTGTTATGAACTTTAAGCTACTTTTTACATTTTTTATATTAGGACTTATTTCAACGTTTGCTCAAACCAAAGTAAGTGGTTATGTGTTCGATGAAAATAATGAGCCTGTTCCATTTGCTAACGTTTTATTTAAAGGTTCTACCAAAGGAACTATTACAAACGAAAACGGAAAATTTTATTTAGAGTCTGATGATACCTGGACAGCCTTAACCGTATCTTTTATTGGTTACGAAACACTTAATGTGCCCTTAGTTAAAAAGGTAAATTACGATTTAAAGTTTATTTTAAAAGAAGAAGCCGCTCAATTAGATCAGGTTTTTATTGTTTCGGGAAAACAACCTAAAAAAAACAATCCAGCCATAGATTTACTTCGTAAAATCTGGGAACATAAACGAAAAAATGGATTAAGTCTTTACAATCAATATCAATACGATAAATACGAAAAAGTAGAATTTGATATTAATACCATAGACAGTGCACTTATAAAAAGTAAACTTTTTAGAGGTATGGAATTTGTATTTAATGAAGTTGATACCTCGAGCGTTACCGGAAAAACATACTTACCAATTTTTATTAATGAAGCTGTTTCAACGGTTTACGGCGACAATATAATTAACAAGAATAAAGAAGTTTTAAACGGAAATAAAAACTCTGGTTTTAGCGATAATCAAATAATTATCGACTTTGTAGACGATTTATATTCAGATTTTGATATCTACGATAATTACCTTCGTTTTTTTGATAAAAGTTTTGTAAGTCCTTTGTCACGAACAGGTATAAACACCTATAATTATGTATTAAAAGACAGTGCTTATTTAGAGAATAAATGGTGCTATAATATTATTTACTCCCCCAGACGTAAAAACGAATTAACATTTAAAGGCGATTTTTGGGTTGCAGATACCACTTACGCTATTAAAGAAATTAATTTACAGGCATCTAAAAGTGCCAACATCAACTGGGTTAAAGAAATTTACATCGAACAAGAATACGAAGTTTTAAATGACTCCCTTTTTCTAGTAAAACGCGATTACATGATGTCCGATTTTGCTTTAAATAAAAAGGAAGATTCGCGTGGCGTATATGGTAAACGAACCACACTATACGATAATTATAAGTTCGATATAGAAAAAGACAAGAAGTTTTACGAAACCGAAGTTTATAATTACGACAAGGATGTTTACGACAGAGACGATAGTTTTTGGGAAGCCAACCGATTGGAATCTTTAAACAAAGACGAAAAAGGCGTTTATAAAATGTTAGACACGCTAAAAACCGTTAAAAAGTTTAAACGCCTTTATAATCTCGGAAGCATTTTAGCATCGGGATACATAGAATTTAATGAGTTGCCGCTAGATTACGGTCCTATATTTTCAACCTTTGGTTTTAATGAAGTTGAAGGCGTGCGTTTAAGAACCGGACTGCGTACGTATTTTGGTAAAAACGATTTATGGAGGTTGGAAGGATTTTTAGCTTATGGTTTTAAAGACGATAAATTTAAATACGGACTTTCTGGTAAATGGTTGCTAGACAAGAAAAACCGATTTATTATTTCTGGTGGTAACAGACGCGATGTCGAACAAATTGGAGCTAGTTTAACCACGAGCACCGATGTACTAGGACGTAGTTTTGCATCGTCGGCCGTTATAGGAACAGGTACAAACGACAAATTAACATCTATTAATTTAACCAGTTTGTCTGTTGAAATGGAACCCGTTAGAAACCTTATTTTTAGGTTGGGAGGTAATTACCGTACATTAGAATCGGCTTCACCAACATTTAGTTTGGATTACAATGCACCCGATGGTGTTAAATCTGAAATAAAGCAATTTGAATCGACATTATCTGTTCAATATTTTCCAAAACGAAAAATGACAGGTTTTGGTGTAGAGCGTATTGAGGCTAACGACGATTTTGCTAGGTTATTTGCTCAAGTTAGTAAAGGAGATAAAAGTTTGTTTAACAGTGATTTCGACTATACCAAAGTGCAGTTTTCATACATACAGCCTTTTCAAGTGGGAGGTTTTGGTAGGTTAACCTCGACCATCGAGGCTGGTAAAACATTTGGAGAAGTACCTTTAGGCTTATTAAGTGTTATTCCAGGAAACCAGTCGTATTTTTCAATTTACAATACTTTTACCTTGTTAGATTTTTACGAGTTCGTTTCAGATACCTATACCTCTGTTCATTTAGAGCATAATTTTAACGGACGCCTTTTCTCAAGAATTCCGTTTTTAAGAAAGTTTAATTTGAGAGAAATAGTAGGTATTCGTGGTGTTTGGGGTGATATTTCAGAACAAAACATCGCATTAAATACAACTTCTAACCCCAATAGTATTCCTTTAATTGCACCAAATTCTGAAATGTATTACGAATACAGTTTCGGGGTTGGTAATATTTTTAAAGTGTTTAGAATAGATTTTAATTTTAGAGGAAATTACCTAGATGAAATTAAAAACCCAAATGCCCGTAAATTTGGTGTAACGGGCTCTTTTGGGTTTCATTTTTAAAATAGTTATCTGGATAAGTAAGCATCAGAATGACTAATTACTCTAACAGATAGCCATTCTTTAAATAAATTTCGTGCTAACTCTACAGGAATTTTTGTATCGTATAAACTTAGCTCATTGATATGATGGAGTTCTTTAATAGACTCTGGTAATGTTGTGATGGGACACCCCGATAAAATTAAATTGTTTAAGTTTAGTAGCTTATTTATACTAGAGGGAATCTCAGTTATGTTTTCAGAG contains the following coding sequences:
- a CDS encoding NupC/NupG family nucleoside CNT transporter, with amino-acid sequence MKHVMLSLTLVVLLFTNSISVQDTDKITAQDTITKVLVEPSVPTLENSDDLQKPTSESATKNEVSNNTNIIPNEGFSIESLWRGVLGMIVLIFISYLFSNNRKAINWKIVGIGLAFQLLIAIGVLKIDFVKSVFEFVGGLFVLVLEFTKAGSKFLFEGLVVDMDTFGFIFAFQVLPTIIFFSALTSVLFYLGVIQWVVKVMALLLSKALKISGAESLSVAGNIFLGQTEAPLLIKAYLEKMNKSEMLLVMIGGMATVAGAVLAAYIGFLGGDDPELKLFYAKHLLAASVMAAPGAIVISKILYPQTEAINTDVSVSQEKIGSNFLDAIANGTTEGLKLAVNVGAMLLVFVAFIAMFNGILGWLGNISTLNVWIAENTTYDSLSIELILGYIFAPLMWLIGVAKEDMMMMGQLLGIKLAASEFIGYIQLRDLKDATNAIHLNYEKSIIMVTYMLCGFANFASIGIQIGGIGSLAPGQRTTLSKFGMKALIGGTIASLVSATIAGMIIG
- a CDS encoding bifunctional nuclease family protein; this encodes MSLVRLNIKGISYSQTQNGAYALILNEMDGDRKLPIVIGAFEAQSIAIALEKEIRPPRPLTHDLFKNFADRFDIIIKQVIIHKLVDGVFYSSLICERDKIEEIIDARTSDAIALALRFDAPIFTYKNILDKAGIYLKVNPKEDENQENQDSILVDDFLAEEVENKPSKEMYSSKTLQELQNLLDEAVANEDYEKAAHIRDEMSKRE
- a CDS encoding electron transfer flavoprotein subunit alpha/FixB family protein encodes the protein MSVLVYTESEQGKFKKSALEVASYAKAVATQLGTTVTAVTINNNNPSELGNYGVDKVLNVTNPVLETFNAKAYADVLKQASENENSKVIIVSSSADSKYLSPLLAVNLNAAFASNVIEAPLSIEPFTVKRPAFTNKAFETLSIHTDVKIIGVSNNAFGVKENSVSAMVEAFTPSISELGVHIESVDKSSNKVSIADAEIVVSGGRGLKGPENWNIIEELADVLGAATACSKPVSDLGWRPHSEHVGQTGKPVASNLYIAIGISGAIQHLAGINASKVKVVINTDPEAPFFKAADYGVVGDAFEVVPQLIEKLKTFKAQQ
- a CDS encoding electron transfer flavoprotein subunit beta/FixA family protein, whose translation is MKILVCISHVPDTTSKINFSEDNTKFDTTGVQFVINPNDEFGLTRAMWFKEKQGAHVTIANVGGPETEPTMRKALAIGADAAIRINTTPTDAFSVAKQLAQVVKDGGYDLVIAGKESIDYNGGMVPGMIAGLTNTNFINSCISLEIDGNNAKATREIDGGKEHVSTTLPLVIAGQKGLVEESDLRIPNMRGIMMARQKPLTVLEPIDAAVETNSISFEKPAPKGAVKLVASDNLDELINLLHNEAKVI
- a CDS encoding T9SS type A sorting domain-containing protein; protein product: MVLSFNFTIGQNRFPYDALSLTDGSFDTSININTSAGVSPFNNLLLGSNVDFNTSIARSLLSRAPLFASNGALVNISAVNQGFNSVNGQQFIAENDPVVLRFPQGVFANTYHWEQVLDDTGQEIAAADSRHIIDPFIVNGRLISQHDSPVSVRIGYPSLKSIFDTAANNGKPLDLLTVLSIIGNDADSNGRRWSSMIEDGLDVKDMELGNEFFFRSQRSGTISTEAQWVARARQIVENIKNRASALNKTVRFAIPISFRGGDPTQSQSTRDFHQNYNDLITVDESFFDAIVVHRYVNAQREDGNRPENLTDQSLRDLVSASRIMDQSLTYSKTQVSEDKNSIWLTEWGVAGSEDDAIGASFLGAADIYSHIITNNDRLEVERINWFSTVGANAQYTVNGTLSNVEIGRTGYGDVYSVLRDNLRDSNMFKDYSLTAPELKIGGEVQQEKAIHALAVRRSDGTPRLIITNKTNATARLNVNIDGNRENIINYISSGYRWESLASATSIPYSDEQTITDAILVPPFSVIKVDMSFGEGVAILSTEDIGNFNNDTDFVLFPNPTSSAFNITLNGMNSANIIITDMLGKVVIQTNTKSANLQLNTNGVLKSGLYFVRVVGDNNTSFVKKLVVK
- a CDS encoding pyruvate dehydrogenase complex E1 component subunit beta: MKTIQFREAICEAMSEEMRRDESIYLMGEEVAEYNGAYKASKGMLDEFGPKRVIDTPIAELGFAGIAVGSTMTGNRPIVEYMTFNFSLVGIDQIINNAAKIRQMSGGQFKCPIVFRGPTASAGQLGATHSQAFENWFANTPGLKVVVPSNPYDAKGLLKAAIRDDDPVIFMESEQMYGDKGEVPEGEYIIPLGVADVKRVGTDVTIVSFGKIIKEAYKAADELEKEGISCEIIDLRTVRPMDRKAILESVKKTNRLVVLEEAWPFGNVSTEITYLVQSEAFDYLDAPIVRINTADTPAPYSPVLLEEWLPNSDDVIKAVKKVLYL
- a CDS encoding DUF5686 and carboxypeptidase-like regulatory domain-containing protein yields the protein MNFKLLFTFFILGLISTFAQTKVSGYVFDENNEPVPFANVLFKGSTKGTITNENGKFYLESDDTWTALTVSFIGYETLNVPLVKKVNYDLKFILKEEAAQLDQVFIVSGKQPKKNNPAIDLLRKIWEHKRKNGLSLYNQYQYDKYEKVEFDINTIDSALIKSKLFRGMEFVFNEVDTSSVTGKTYLPIFINEAVSTVYGDNIINKNKEVLNGNKNSGFSDNQIIIDFVDDLYSDFDIYDNYLRFFDKSFVSPLSRTGINTYNYVLKDSAYLENKWCYNIIYSPRRKNELTFKGDFWVADTTYAIKEINLQASKSANINWVKEIYIEQEYEVLNDSLFLVKRDYMMSDFALNKKEDSRGVYGKRTTLYDNYKFDIEKDKKFYETEVYNYDKDVYDRDDSFWEANRLESLNKDEKGVYKMLDTLKTVKKFKRLYNLGSILASGYIEFNELPLDYGPIFSTFGFNEVEGVRLRTGLRTYFGKNDLWRLEGFLAYGFKDDKFKYGLSGKWLLDKKNRFIISGGNRRDVEQIGASLTTSTDVLGRSFASSAVIGTGTNDKLTSINLTSLSVEMEPVRNLIFRLGGNYRTLESASPTFSLDYNAPDGVKSEIKQFESTLSVQYFPKRKMTGFGVERIEANDDFARLFAQVSKGDKSLFNSDFDYTKVQFSYIQPFQVGGFGRLTSTIEAGKTFGEVPLGLLSVIPGNQSYFSIYNTFTLLDFYEFVSDTYTSVHLEHNFNGRLFSRIPFLRKFNLREIVGIRGVWGDISEQNIALNTTSNPNSIPLIAPNSEMYYEYSFGVGNIFKVFRIDFNFRGNYLDEIKNPNARKFGVTGSFGFHF